Proteins co-encoded in one Centroberyx gerrardi isolate f3 chromosome 18, fCenGer3.hap1.cur.20231027, whole genome shotgun sequence genomic window:
- the casp8ap2 gene encoding CASP8-associated protein 2, with product MSEKNRSHKAEKEAGRKYDYKSCKSRNYTNVEVHHRSERAKSPPPELLHSAASSGSGAKGFSDDTKGRSRERRQDKAKIAAVDSVHSTTSVRGSRESSKDSSETTRELGKIKTGDGHCRKSLDSKDRKQSCSNQRSEQSSESSKRKGGGSPSRDHRRKEERRREDETRRGDKGSTASDRSRESEKNRSKERNQGKMEVSSKDGEKKTIETSKRSSEEPNITGKSSVEENSPNRKLCFMETLNLTLSPVKKPLLPIDASQQESTPVDKVVENGPNDDSEQPDMEDMCVIDEIDSSQSEIRLDDVADDKVVKCSSDIPKTPSPEIVDGKCDDEKVAQEKDKTHTETTVADEQLEGNSVQTTSASSQLPEATDDQVTVHLTPKSPESILLTATDSDISKHTVDNTDGKIVESGDLEATACLSGMPGSISKNDTSNSLQKANPENQTEESISIPEPSVLDSSVETPRTAVRTSLPVDAVKEDAVASQGNPVAEDVTGEAKPESQQISPSNLPEGCQKQLCPSASSDSTHEKDACNMQDGPKDAEAVSSTISLEAFPQEGLSLPEAIYVLTQTNEDVSGVNSVATEPSSSTGCIGVSKVSSTTEEMTLPDKYRSVLSFTPKKNFSPGKCYTEKEEGNIEPSSSMPLLHDEDSMMRTLSSLKSIPDAISPLRSPIRLIKRNHLHCHDKPTHVKSLRKDFSSTAVDANSMKLDVNKENKYPGSPVKHESQNMGDTASDLPSSLSDNELEEGEILSESEEATAVSPIPSAKRAKLARPVRNQPSPKSASRFSKRISEERCVASKEMNEAVAVSTGSPSNKHRFKTVCPTASKASFSTMEEVMETFNTVRAQIRKKYMKLHKSFPKKSFYGMMDNFQESFLAFVDGAGFGQICNQIEELKAKLKKMIKSVFSKVSNNGIVNRIFEQQAVDLKQKLWEFVGVQLDFLFKDIQSTLTSFCKLAGTEARDKMSSGNEKLPRPLPISISPKLQCRQKNKQPVKTSQKRIKPRLVAPCKTGLGSRGKDIRMTHMEKDGNLEPNPPVCPITQTVVEVFPPNNIPSTPEKSNKASLVLSQGGSFQDRADYEILTEQQASSLTFNLVRDSQMGEIFKCLLQGSDLLDTSATAGDNTGWSISTPRKDALTGESLISITTPSKFISPAKFISPTKFASPSKLIATWSSISPRKMSSPQSKVQVPLNPALFDESCLLEVPSETRTMLQSGLVSQRSYSILAEDLAVSLTIPSPLKSDSHLSFLQPHSMDIMSTPDSVISAHFSEDALLDGEDASEQDIHLALDTDNSSCGSSSSVTMEAAAAPLFQFKPHLPMQAVVMEKSNDHFILKIRQAASSADVTLTADESLSRTLTEEDQCHREEDASSRESPSKPFLSDASQKISESQKITSPSKTSPSKTPPSETSLHNLAESSETKKSGEVPLPHLSDSSGDELELSASDRSLTIAEEVSSTPEKNKKDSKMGRKRKKHQEKSKTKRSRKEEEKRKEETVSKSPKDRGTRSSKKEKSKAKSPVAPLSPNSLSAKNVVRKKGEVVMAWTRDEDRAILLFLKTKGASRETFSALSEKLNKPSTQIADRFTQLMKLFKKQEKMDS from the exons ATGTCTGAGAAAAACAGGTCTCACAAAGCGGAGAAAGAAGCAGGAAGAAAATATGACTACAAGTCATGTAAAAGCAGAAACTACACAAATGTTGAGGTGCACCACAGATCAGAGAGGGCTAAAAGCCCACCACCAGAGCTTTTACATAGTGCAGCTTCCTCTGGTAGTGGTGCTAAAGGATTCTCTGATGACACAAAAGGTAGAAGTCGAGAGCGGAGGCAAGATAAAGCTAAAATTGCAGCAGTGGACTCTGTACATAGTACAACTTCTGTTCGTGGCTCCAGAGAGTCATCTAAAGACAGTTCAGAAACAACTCGAGAGCTTGGAAAAATCAAGACTGGAGATGGACACTGTAGAAAAAGTTTGGACTCAAAGGACCGGAAACAATCCTGTTCAAATCAACGTAGTGAGCAGTCTAGTGAGTCCTcaaaaaggaagggagggggtaGTCCTTCAAGGGATCAtcggaggaaagaagagagaagacgtGAAGATGAGACCaggagaggagataaaggaAGCACCGCatcagacagaagcagagaaagtgagaaaaacagaTCAAAAGAAAGGAACCAGGGTAAAATGGAAGTCAGTagtaaagatggagagaaaaagacaattgAGACCTCAAAGAGATCCTCTGAAGAACCAAATATTACTGGGAAAAGCTCTGTGGAGGAAAATAGTCCAAACAGGAAACTGTGTTtcatggaaacactgaatctgaCCCTTTCACCAGTTAAGAAGCCACTGTTGCCCATAGATGCTAGCCAACAAGAATCCACACCAGTGGACAAGGTAGTTGAAAATGGACCAAATGATGACAGTGAGCAGCCTGATATGGAAGATATGTGCGTCATAGATGAAATAGACAGCAGTCAATCAGAAATAAGGTTGGATGATGTTGCAGATGACAAAGTTGTAAAGTGCTCTTCTGATATCCCCAAAACTCCAAGTCCTGAAATTGTAGATGGGAAATGTGATGATGAAAAAGTTGCCCAGGAAAAGGACAAAACCCATACTGAAACCACTGTGGCTGATGAGCAACTTGAAGGCAATTCTGTCCAAACTACCTCAGCAAGTAGTCAGCTCCCAGAGGCTACAGATGATCAAGTAACTGTGCATCTAACACCAAAATCACCGGAGAGTATTCTTCTCACAGCAACAGATAGTGACATTTCAAAACATACTGTGGACAATACAGACGGCAAAATAGTTGAGTCTGGAGATCTGGAGGCTACAGCTTGTCTCTCTGGCATGCCTGGAAGCATCTCAAAAAATGACACTTCAAATTCTTTACAAAAAGCAAACCCTGAAAATCAAACTGAAGAATCTATTTCCATTCCTGAACCCAGTGTGCTAGATTCAAGCGTAGAAACTCCTAGAACTGCAGTACGTACAAGCCTCCCTGTGGATGCAGTCAAAGAAGATGCAGTTGCTTCACAGGGAAATCCTGTTGCTGAAGATGTTACCGGAGAGGCCAAACCAGAAAGTCAGCAGATCTCACCCTCCAACCTACCTGAGGGCTGTCAGAAGCAGCTGTGTCCATCTGCTTCATCAGATTCCACCCACGAGAAAGATGCTTGTAATATGCAAGATGGTCCCAAAGATGCAGAAGCTGTGTCTAGTACAATAAGCCTGGAGGCTTTCCCACAAGAAGGGTTGAGTTTGCCTGAAGCTATTTATGTTTTAACACAGACAAATGAAGACGTCAGTGGTGTCAACAGCGTTGCAACTGAGCCGAGTTCTTCCACTGGCTGTATTGGGGTGTCCAAAGTCAGCAGTACAACAGAAGAAATGACACTGCCAGACAAGTACAGAAGTGTTCTTTCTTTCACACCAAAGAAGAACTTCAGTCCTGGAAAGTgctacacagagaaagaggagggtaaTATTGAGCCTTCCAGTTCCATGCCATTGCTTCATGATGAAGACTCCATGATGCGCACACTGAGCAGTCTGAAGAGTATCCCTGATGCCATAAGCCCTCTTAGGAGCCCAATACGGCTAATCAAGAGAAATCATCTGCATTGTCATGACAAGCCAACTCATGTCAAAAGCCTTCGAAAAG ATTTCTCCAGCACAGCTGTTGATGCCAATTCAATGAAGTTGGATGTGAACAAAGAGAACAAATATCCGGGTTCTCCCGTAAAACATGAATCACAAAACATGGGGGACACGGCATCAGATCTTCCTTCAAGCCTCTCTGACAATGAGCTGGAGGAAGGGGAAATTCTTAGTGAAAGTGAGGAAGCAACCGCGGTTTCTCCAATTCCTTCAGCCAAGAGGGCTAAATTAGCAAGACCAGTCAGAAATCAGCCAAGTCCTAAGTCGGCGTCAAGGTTTTCCAAAAGAATATCCGAAGAGAGGTGTGTTGCTTCAAAAGAGATGAATGAAGCAGTGGCTGTATCTACAGGAAGTCCATCAAATAAACATCGTTTTAAAACCGTTTGCCCCACAGCATCCAAAGCTTCTTTCTCCACCATGGAAGAAGTAATGGAAACGTTCAACACAGTTCGCGCTCAGATCCGAAAAAAGTACATGAAGCTTCATAAAAGCTTCCCCAAGAAGAGCTTCTATGGCATGATGGACAATTTCCAGGAGtcttttttggcatttgtggaTGGTGCTGGTTTTGGTCAAATATGCAATCAGATAGAAGAGCTGAAAGCCAAGCTCAAGAAAATGATAAAATCTGTATTTAGCAAAGTATCAAATAATGGTATTGTGAACCGCATCTTTGAACAGCAAGCAGTTGATCTGAAGCAGAAATTGTGGGAGTTTGTAGGTGTTCAACTTGACTTCTTGTTCAAGGACATTCAGTCAACGCTAACAAGCTTTTGCAAACTAGCAGGAACAGAGGCTAGGGACAAGATGTCTAGTGGAAATGAGAAATTACCTAGGCCACTTCCTATAAGTATTTCCCCAAAGCTGCAGTGTCGACAGAAGAACAAGCAACCTGTTAAAACCAGCCAGAAGAGAATCAAGCCTCGTCTTGTTGCTCCCTGCAAAACGGGCCTTGGCAGTAGAGGCAAAGATATCAGAATGACCCACATGGAAAAAGATGGGAATCTGGAGCCAAATCCACCAGTTTGCCCAATTACACAAACTGTGGTCGAAGTCTTTCCTCCCAACAATATTCCATCAACTCCAGAAAAAAGTAATAAGGCTTCTTTGGTTCTCTCTCAAGGTGGTTCATTTCAAGACAGAGCTGACTATGAAATACTCACAGAACAGCAAGCTTCCAGTTTAACATTCAACCTAGTGAGAGACTCCCAAATGGGAGAAATATTTAAGTGTCTCTTACAAGGGTCCGACTTACTAGACACCAGTGCCACTGCTGGAGACAACACTGGCTGGTCCATCAGCACGCCAAGGAAGGACGCTCTCACTGGAGAAAGTCTGATTAGCATTACCACTCCTAGTAAATTTATTTCTCCGGCTAAATTTATTTCTCCAACTAAATTTGCTTCTCCCTCAAAACTTATCGCAACATGGTCTAGCATTTCACCCCGCAAGATGTCCTCTCCACAGTCCAAAGTTCAGGTCCCGCTGAATCCAGCCTTGTTTGATGAAAGTTGCTTATTAGAAGTGCCATCTGAGACTAGGACAATGCTGCAGTCCGGTTTGGTTTCACAGAGATCCTATTCCATTCTTGCCGAGGATCTGGCTGTTTCTCTCACAATTCCGTCACCCCTCAAGTCTGACAGTCACCTCAGCTTCCTACAGCCACATAGTATGGATATAATGTCCACTCCAGACAGTGTCATTAGTGCTCATTTCAGTGAGGATGCTTTACTAGACGGGGAAGATGCTTCAGAGCAGGACATTCACCTCGCCCTCGACACCGACAACTCCAGCTGTGGGTCCAGCAGCAGTGTGACCATGGAAGCAGCGGCCGCACCGTTATTTCAGTTTAAGCCTCACTTGCCCATGCAGGCAGTGGTGATGGAGAAGTCCAATGATCATTTCATTCTGAAGATCCGCCAGGCAGCCAGCAGCGCAGATGTCACTCTCACGGCTGATGAGAGCTTAAGTCGAACACTAACAGAAGAAGACCAGTGCCACAGAGAAGAAGATGCGTCATCCCGGGAAAGTCCCTCAAAGCCTTTTTTGTCTGATGCATCACAGAAAATCTCCGAGTCGCAGAAAATAACCAGTCCCTCAAAAACCAGTCCATCAAAAACTCCTCCTTCAGAGACCAGTCTGCATAACCTTGCTGAAAGCtctgaaacaaagaaaagcgGTGAAGTGCCGTTGCCTCATCTTTCAGACTCATCGGGAGATGAACTGGAGTTGTCGGCATCTGACAGAAGTCTTACCATTGCAGAGGAAGTAAGCAGCACaccagagaaaaacaaaaaggattCTAAGATGGGCAGAAAACGGAAGAAGCACCAAGAGAAATCCAAAACAAAGCGGTccagaaaggaggaagaaaaacgCAAGGAAGAGACGGTCTCAAAAAGTCCTAAAGATAGAGGGACAAGAAGctcaaagaaagagaaaagtaaAGCCAAATCCCCGGTGGCACCTCTGTCCCCCAACAGCCTGTCTGCGAAGAATGTCGTCAGGAAAAAGGGCGAAGTGGTGATGGCATGGACCAG AGATGAAGATCGAGCTATTCTTCTTTTCCTGAAAACAAAAGGTGCCTCGCGTGAGACTTTCTCTGCCTTGTCAGAAAAGCTTAACAAGCCATCAACGCAG attGCTGACAGATTTACCCAGCTCATGAAGCTTTTTAAGAAGCAGGAGAAGATGGACAGCTGA